The genomic segment ACCGCAGAATCTTTATTCAAGGGTTGTGTACATGTCGGCGCTCACGGTCTCGGGAGTAAAAAAGAAGGAGGCTGTTGACTTCTCGTCGTACCTGCACTCGGCGCAGGCCAAGCCCTTCCTACTGAAGTACGGCTTTGAAATCCAGTAGCAGGTGTTATGAAAAAGGATAGAGGCAAAAAAATGCAAGAGGAGAACGTATTATGAGAAACATGATTCGCAGTTTGATCCTGGTTCTGGCCGTTCTTGCGCTGATTGCCGTGTCTGCCCGCGCGGCCGACATCAATCTCTCCGTAGCCGCAAGCTTACGGGACGCTGTAACCGAACTGTGTGATATTTTTGCGAAAAAGACACCCGATGTCAAGTTCCTGAACAACTTCGGCGCGTCGGGCGCACTGGCCAAACAGATCGAGAACGGTGCTCCTGCCGATCTCTTTTTCTCAGCCAACACGGAGTGGATGGAGTACCTGAAGGAGAAAAAATTTGTTGACGAGAAGAATATCACCATTTTCGTGTATAATGCGTTGGTGTTCGTTGGTAAACCGGACCTTAAGGTAAGCAGGCTGGAGGATGTAGCTAGGCTAAATAAGATCGCCATCGGCAGTCCAAAGAGCGTACCAGCGGGAGATTATGCGATGCAGGCATTGAAGAAGGCTGGCATAGAAAAACAGCTTGAGAGCAAACTGGTTATGGCAAGGGACGTGCGCGAGTGTCTTCTCTATGCAGATCGTGGCGAAGTGGACGGCGCCTTTGTCTACAAGACCGATGCTGAGGAAATGGCCAAGAACGTGAAAATCCTCTTCACCGTTCCTCAGGATCTCTACCCCCGGGTGACCTACCCTATGGGGTTGACCGTGGCCGGTTCGAAGAAAGTCGAAGCAGTCGCATTTTTCAAGTTCCTTCAGTCGGCAGAGGCAAAGGCAGTCCTTACAAGACATGGATTCCCATTAAAGTAAAAAAGGAATACGGAAGCAATCATGTTCGGTTTTACCCCTGCCGATTACTCGGCAATGTATCTTTCGCTCAAGGTGGCGGTTACGGCGACCCTGCTCTCGCTGCCTTTTGGTTTTGCGGTGGCCTACGTAATGACCTACCGCCGCTTCCGCGGAAGGATTATTGTTGATGTGGCTGTCAATCTTCCCTTAACCCTGCCCCCGGTGGTGATCGGTTTTCTCCTGCTCATTCTGCTGGGACACAACGGGCCGATCGGGAGGTGGGTGCTCCAGCCACTCGGCATCAAGCTGATCTTTACCTGGAAGGCGGCAGTGATCGCTACGGCGGTGGTCGGGTTTCCTCTCATGGTTAGATCGATGCGGACTTCCATGGAGGCAATCGATGGCAGGCTTGTCCAGGTCTCCCGCCTCTTGGGTGCGAGGATGCTCGATCGTATCATTACGGTTATCCTGCCTCTTTCGGTCCGCGGGATCATCGCCGGCTCAGCGCTTATGTTCGCACGGGGGCTTGGTGAGTTCGGAGCTACGGTGATAGTGGCCGGTAATATACCCGGTGTGACGCAGACCATACCTCTCGCCATTTATGAATACGCCAGCTCTCCAAAGGGCGATATCATGGCGCTCAGTCTCTGCGCTGTGTCCATAGCTATCTCCGTTGTCGTTCTCGTGTTTCACGAGTGGCTCGGCAGGCGCATCGTGAGGGGTGATTAAGATGGAACTCAGCGTAAAAATAGAAAAACGATTCCCGAGCTTCTCCCTGGATGTGGATTTTACGGTCCAGGGAGAAAGGATCGGTATCTTCGGGCCTTCAGGAGGCGGCAAATCGACCC from the Syntrophorhabdales bacterium genome contains:
- the modA gene encoding molybdate ABC transporter substrate-binding protein; this encodes MRNMIRSLILVLAVLALIAVSARAADINLSVAASLRDAVTELCDIFAKKTPDVKFLNNFGASGALAKQIENGAPADLFFSANTEWMEYLKEKKFVDEKNITIFVYNALVFVGKPDLKVSRLEDVARLNKIAIGSPKSVPAGDYAMQALKKAGIEKQLESKLVMARDVRECLLYADRGEVDGAFVYKTDAEEMAKNVKILFTVPQDLYPRVTYPMGLTVAGSKKVEAVAFFKFLQSAEAKAVLTRHGFPLK
- the modB gene encoding molybdate ABC transporter permease subunit; amino-acid sequence: MFGFTPADYSAMYLSLKVAVTATLLSLPFGFAVAYVMTYRRFRGRIIVDVAVNLPLTLPPVVIGFLLLILLGHNGPIGRWVLQPLGIKLIFTWKAAVIATAVVGFPLMVRSMRTSMEAIDGRLVQVSRLLGARMLDRIITVILPLSVRGIIAGSALMFARGLGEFGATVIVAGNIPGVTQTIPLAIYEYASSPKGDIMALSLCAVSIAISVVVLVFHEWLGRRIVRGD